GAAGCTGGTCGAAAGATGGGTCTTTTCGTTCAACTGGTAGTCGATGCGAGGAAAGAAGACATCCTGCTTAACGTTGCGGCCGTAGGTGCCGAGCTGCTTGGTCTGTAGGAATGTGACTGCAGCGGAACACTGCTCGGCTGAGATATTCGGAATGGTCGAGGGATAGATGGACGTTCCGCGAGTGATGTATCCCGACGCACGCTGATCGCAGAGACCCGCGAGATCGTTGATGCTCTGCCCTGCCGCCGTGTTGTAGGTGCTGGTATAGGTGATCGGCGTGACCTTGCGGTAGCCATCGTACGTGAAATGGTAGAAGAGCTTGTCCTGGATGATAGGACCGCCGATGGAGCCGCCGAACTGATGCTGCACCTTGACCGGCTTGGTCTTGGTGTAGGGATCGATGGCGTTGTAGCCGGGCGTACGGTAGTACTCATAGGCATCGCCGTGCATCTTGTTGCCACCGGACTTCGTGATGGCGTTGATGACACCGCCAGCCGCCTGTCCAAACTCAGCCGAATAGCCTGCATTCTCCGACGAAAACTCCTTGATGGAGTCGATCGGATAGACATACGGTGCGCCGATGGAGCGACCGCGAGCCTCCGAGAAGAAGGCCTGGTTGTTATTCGCACCGTCGACGATGTTCGAGTTGTAGATGCCCGAGATGCCCCGGAAGCTGATCAATCCAGTATTACCGTCCGGAACGACGTTGGGGCTGCCGAGGACGAAGTTATCAAAGCGGCGACCGTTCACGGGCAGGTTCGATACGAGTGTCTCCGAGATCACCTGGGCAGCGGCTACCTTGTCGGTATCGAGCAGCGGGGCTTCCGTCGACACGGTCACATCGGTAGAGACGCTTGCATTGGGCAATGTCGCATCGACGGTGGCGTTCGTACCCACGATGACGCTGACGTTCTTCTGATCCACCTTGCCGAAGCTACCGCCGCCGAGGATGACCTCATACACTCCAGGCTGAAGGAAGGTGGCGCTGTAGTAGCCCTCTCCGTTGGTGGTGACAGTGCGGGACGCTCCCGTCGCAGTGTTGGTCACGACAACGGTCGCGTTAGGAATTACCGCTCCCGCCGAGTCGCGAACGACTCCGGAGATGTTGCCGAGGGCGGCGTTCTGAGCAGTTCCAGGCATAACCAGCGCACAGAGGAGCAGCGCGGTTGAAGCGAGGGCGAGAAGCCGTTTCGATTCGATGATGAATTTCATAGGTATTGAGGCGCTCCTGAAGCAGGCCACCGATAACAGATGGGCGGTGGGTGAAGGGAGTGAGACTTCCGCAAAAAAGTGCGAGTATCGATGCCGTGGCCCTTTCTTATCCGGAGCACGGTTCGATACTGTAAGCGGCTGAAAGTAGTTTGTAGCTTTAAGCGTCTAGCAGGATCATGGGCAAGTCAAGCCAATATTCATTGACGTCTTGCCTATTCAAATGTGATAAGCGCAAAAAAACCTCGCTTCTTTCTGCAGTCTGCTTGAAGTTCTCGACAGAGGAAGAGTCAATCCACCGGTGTATAAACAGGGAAACGAGGAGCTTGTTGACTTGAGTCATGCATCCCCTTTTCCGGACAATGCCGGTGCGAACTCCGTACTGCAAGACGATGTGCTGCGGGGCCAGTGGTTCGTGGTCGCGCAAAGCGGCGACGTGCCTCTTGGACAAGCGGTCGCACGAAGGCTGCTCGGCGGAGACGTCGTCTTATGGCGCGATGGCGGCAGGATCCATGCCTGGCAGGACCTCTGCATTCATCGAGGAGCCAAGCTCTCCCTTGGGAAAGTGCGCGATGGCTGCATGGTCTGCCCTTACCATGCCTGGGTCTACGACGGCGACGGCAAGTGTATTCATATTCCCGCGCAGCCTGACCGAACTCCTCCGCTGCGCGCGCGAGCCAATGTCTTTCATGTGCGCGAGCGTTACGGCCTGATCTGGGTCTGCATTGCCCAGCCCTCTGGCGACGTACCCGCGTTCCCGCTCGCCGAAGATACGAGCTGCAGAATGTTTCTCTGTGGCCCATACAGCTTCGAAGCGAAGGGACCAAGACTGATCGAGAACTTCCTCGACGTAGGGCATCTGGCCATCGTTCATGCCGGATTGCTCGGCGACGCCGAGCACGAAGCGATCCCGGAGTATGAAGTGGAGGAAGGCTTGGCCCACGGCGTTGGCCCGGTGGCGAGGAACATCCGCATCCATCAGCCAGACCCCGATGGCACCGGGCGGGCAGCCGAGGTGACCTATGACTACCAGGTGCACGCTCCGCTCGTCGCAAGCTTCATCAAGTCCCAAGGTGATAACAAGCTCTTCATGGGCTACACCATCACCCCGACCGAAGAAGGCTTCAGCGAAGCCTGGGCCGTCTTCGCCATGAACTACGGATTCGAGATTCCCGAACAGGATCTGCGGGCGTTTCAGCAAACCGTCGTCATGCAGGATAAAGCTGTGGTGGAGTCGCAACGCCCTGAACTGCTGCCGCTTGATCTGCAGGAAGAGCTTCATCTGCGTTCGGATCGCATGGCGATCGCCTATCGCAAGTGGCTTAGGGCGACAGGCCTGAAGTATGGAGTGGCGTAGCTTTCTCGCGATCAGAGCATAAGGAGAAGCATGGCAACGACGGCTCCGGCAATCCGCTTCTCCCCGCAATGGTTCACCAGCGGCGACGTGGACGGATTTCTCGGGCTATTTTTCAGCGGTCTGCCGGATCTTCTCTTGATAGCTGGGTTAGGAGCGGTCTGCGGCCTGTCGCAAAGCCTGATGGTGGGACGAGTGCTGCCCGGCATCGCGATCTCGATCCTTTTGGGAAATCTCTTTTATTCTTGGCAGGCTTATCAGCTCGCGAAGCGAACGGGCAGGAGCGATGTCACCGCGATCCCCTTTGGCGTGAATGCCCCAACCATCTTCGCCTACATCTTCCTCATTATGGAGCCTGTTTATGTCCGGACGCACGATCCAAATCTTGCCTGGCAGGTAGGAGTCTTCGCGTGCCTGCTGAGTGGAGTGGTCCAAACGGCGGGAGCGTTCTGCACCGACTGGCTGCGGCGTTCGACACCACGCGCTGCCATGTTATGCCCGCTGGCCGGAATCGCGCTTGGCTTTCTCTGCCTTGGCTTCATCTTCGGAGTCTTCCAGACGCCGGCCATAGGCATCCTTCCGATGGTGATTCTCTTCGCGCTGTACGCTTCGCACTTGAAGCTGCCATTTAGCATTCCCGCACCCGCCCTGGCAATGGCCGTCGGAGCTGTGATCGTGCTGGCGTTACGATATTTTCATCTCTACGCTCCGCCAGCCGCGCCAGCGGCGGCACCGGGGCTCTACCTCCCACATCCAATGAACGTCTTCGCCTTCATCCGGCACAGCGAAGGCTGGCGATACCTCGCGATCATTCTTCCAATGAGCGCGCTCGACACCATCGTCTCCTTGCAGATTCTAGAGAGCGTGAAGATCGCCGGAGACGACTACCCAACTCTGCCATCTCTCCTCGTAAATGGATTGGCGACGCTAGTGGCGGCACTCTTCGGCAGCCCGTTCCCGACCACGCTCTACTTCGGGCACATGGCGCATAAGGCGAATGGGGCGCGGGTGGGATACTCGGCTCTTAGCGGAGTAACCACCTTTACGCTATGTGTGACCGGCATCCTACCGCTGGTACTGCGAGTCATTCCCATTGAGGTCGCGGCGGCGGTCATCATCTGGTTCGGGCTGGTGATGATGGGGCAGGCGTTCAGCGAGGTCTCAGCGAACCACGCGATCGCCGTCGCGTTGGGTTTGATTCCGCTGATTGCTCAATGGACACTGCAGGTGGTGGAGCTGGCGGTGCGGGTGGCCGGGTCGACCATGCTGGCGGTCGCGCCGAAGTTCGGCAGCGACCTTGCAATCTATGGATTGATCTCGCTGGCGCAGGGGTCCCTGCTGATCTCGATGGTATGGGCGGCGGCGCTCTCTTTCATGTTTGACCGGAGATTTCTCGCCGCTGCGGGATGGATGGCCGCAGGCGCGATCCTCTCGCTTTTCGGTCTGATTCACTCGTTCACCATCGCCTTGGACGGGGTAAAAAGTGCTATCGCTTTCGGAAAAGTGCCAGCAGTCAGCGCAAGCTATGCCGCGGGAGCAGGCTTCCTCTTGCTGTGCCACTGGTATGCAAAACGAACCGAGTTGTCGCAATAGCGGGTGGCGCGATGGGCGGCACTGGTGCATGGAATATCGATTGGGATACAGTGTGAGACCGGGGAGTGCAACCGTTTACCCATAAGGGCGGAGCGGCCTCTCGCACGCGAGGTAAGAGATGTCGGAGTACATAGGAGCCCTCGACCAGGGCACGACGAGCACGCGGTTCATGGTCTTCGATCGGACGGGACGAATCGTCTCGGTAGCGCAGAAGGAACACGAACAGATCTATCCCCAGCCAGGCTGGGTCGAACACGATCCCCTCGAAATATGGCGGCGCACGCTTGAGGTGATCGACGAGGCGGTCGAAGCGCGCGGCCTGCGCGCCAAAGATCTTGCGTGCATCGGCATCACCAACCAGCGCGAGACCACGGTCGTCTGGAACCGGCTGACCGGCGCTCCGGTCTATAACGCCCTGGTCTGGCAGGACACCCGGGTCGCAGACTACGTTGCGAAGCTGACCCAGGAAGGCGGCCAGAATCGCTTCCAGGCGAAGACAGGCCTGCCGCTCACGACCTACTTCAGCGGCTTGAAGATCTGCTGGGTGCTGGACAACGTCAAGGGTGCCCGCGAACTGGCAGAAAAGGGCGATCTGCTCTTCGGCAATATTGACGCCTATCTTCTCTGGAACCTGACCGGAGGCATCAACGGTGGCGTCCACGTAACCGACGTGACCAACGCCAGCCGGACGCAGTTGATGAACCTAGAGACCCTGGACTGGGACGAGGAGATCCTCGGCATCTTCAACATTCCGCGCTCGATGCTCCCGGCGATCCGTTCGAGCAGCGAGCACTATGGCGACATGAAACGGACAAGCCTCGCGGGAGTTCCCATCGCCGGCATCCTGGGCGATCAGCACGCCGCTCTGGTCGGACAGACATGCTTCAAGCCCGGCGAGGCCAAGAACACCTACGGCACTGGTTGTTTCATGTTGCTCAATACGGGCGAGAAGCGAGTGATCTCGAAGAACGGCCTGCTCACGACCCTGGCTTACAAATTCGGCAACCAGCCGGCGGTGTATGCGCTCGAAGGCAGCATCGCGATCACCGGAGCGCTGGTGCAATGGGTTCGCGATAACCTTCGCATGATCGACAAGAGCGAGGAGATCGAGACGCTCGCGCAGACGGTGAAGGACAATGGCGGCGTCTACTTTGTCCCCGCATTCTCCGGTCTTTACGCTCCGTACTGGAAGGACACCGCGCGCGGCGTGATTACAGGCCTGACACGCTTTGCCAACCGAGGCCACATCGCACGGGCAGTCATCGAGGCCACAGCCTTCCAGACGCGTGAGGTGCTAGAGGCGATGGAAGCAGACTCCGGCATCTCGCTCGAACAGCTTCGCACCGACGGAGGCATGGTGCAGAACGAGATGCTGATGCAGTTCCAGGCAGACATTCTGAATCGCACCGTCGTCCGTCCCCAGATGCGGGAGACGACGGCGCTGGGCGCGGCCTATGCGGCGGGCCTCGCCTGCGGCTACTACAAAGACACGGAAGACCTGATCTCAAACTGGGCGGTTGACCGCGTCTGGAAGCCTCAGATCGAGGACGCCGCCCGAGACCGCCAGTACAAGCAATGGAAGAAGGCCGTCACCCGGTCCTTCGATTGGATTGATGAGTAGCCGTACGAATCGCTATATAACCTGCACTTCGAGCCACTGAGGGAACTGCCTTGTTATCACCGGTCTTTGGGGAGTTCATGGGAACTCTCGTCGTGATTCTGATGGGCGAAGGCGTCAACGCCGCCGTCACGCTGAAGCAGTCCAAAGCCGAGGCCGCTGGCTGGATGGTCATCGCCACCGGCTGGGGCTTCGCCGTCTTCTGCGGAGTGGTCACAGCCATCGCCTGCGGCAGTCCGGGAGCGCACCTGAATCCCGCTGTGACCGTAGCCATCGCCGTAAAGACAGGCGACTTCACCCAGCTCGTGCCCTTCATCCTGGCGCAGTTTCTGGGAGCCATGGTCGGAGCGACGCTGGTATGGCTCTTCTACTTTCCGCATTGGAAGCTCACCGAAGATCCCGCAGCAAAGCTTGGGGTATTCTGCACCGCTCCAGCTATACGCAGTCCCTTCTGGAATCTGTTGAGCGAGATCATCGCAACTGCGGTTCTGATCATCGTGATCGGAGCGCTGGGCGCGAAGTCATTCGCTGCTGCCGGTCCTGCTCCGGGTCTCGCACCCTATCTGGTCGCGATCCTGGTCTGGGGGATCGGTCTCTCGCTAGGCGGAACCACAGGATATGCGATCAATCCCGCACGCGATCTGGGGCCACGGATCGCTCACGCTATTCTGCCCATAGCCGGTAAGGGCGGCTCGGACTGGGGCTATGCTCCGATTCCGGTGCTTGGCCCGGTGATCGGAGCGGCTTTGGCCGGATTGTTTTTGCGGGTAACGGGGATATAGTGCAAAGAAGTTGAGTCTGGCATCGAATAAGAGGAAGGCATACCCCAGGGGCTAAAGCCCCGCGTCCGTGACCGGTTTTATCGCCAAGGCTGAAGCCCTGGCCTAGCTGGAAGCGAGCGCAACCTGGGGCCAGCAGAAAGAAAACTATGCGAAGCAAGGCCTTTGAAGCACTGGCGGGGGAGTTCGACGTTCTGATCATTGGCGGCGGGGCCACCGGACTCGGCATCGCTGTCGACGCCGCGACGCGTGGCTATCGGACAGCTTTGGTCGAGGCTGGCGACTTTGCCCAGGCTACCTCCAGCCGCGCGACGAAGCTGGTTCACGGCGGCGTTCGCTACCTTGCGAGCGGACAGATTCACCTCGTCTACGAGGCCCTCCACGAGCGCGCCGTCATGCTGCGGAACGCTCCGCACCTGGTGCAGGCGCTGCCCTTTCTTCTTCCCGCCTATAAGTGGATTGACCTGCCGTTCTACGGAATCGGCCTTAAGATCTACGACCTGCTCTCGGGCAAGTCGACCATGGGGCCAACGCACATTCTGGGCGCAAAGAGTACCCAGCAACGGCTACCCAACATCGCCACCAAAGGCCTGCGCGGCAGCATTCTCTACCACGATGGCCAGTTCGATGACGCGCGCCTCGCTCTCGCGCTGGCACGAACCGCCGAAGACCACGGGGCGACCGTGCTCAACTACGCCCGCGTGACCTCGCTGTTAAAGACCCGCGGAAAGCTTAGCGGAGCCGTCGTGGACGACGAAGAAACAGGCGCTGAATACACCGTCACCTCGAAGGTCGTCATCAATGCAACCGGCATCTTCACCGACGACATCCGCGAAAAGGATGACCCGGCGATCCCGAAGCTGCTCTCCGTAAGCCGAGGGACGCACATCGTCGTCGAACCGTCGTTCCTCGGCAGTGACAACGCCATCATGATCCCGAAGACGGAGGATGGCCGCGTCATCTTCGCCATCCCGTGGGGTGGGAAGGTCGTCATCGGGACAACAGACCTCGCCGCAACCGCCGTCGAGATGGAGCCGGGGCACGAGGCATCGGAGATCGACTACCTGATCGCCCATATCAATCCTTACCTCGCGAAGCCAATGGCGCGGAAAGACATTCTGTCCGTCTTCTCCGGACTCCGCCCGCTCGTCACCGGCAAGAGCGCAACCACCTCAAAGCTCTCCCGCGAACATCACATCGACGTCTCGCCCACGGGCCTGATTACCGTCGCCGGCGGAAAATGGACGACGTATCGCCGGATGGCGCAGGACACCCTCGACTTCGCGATTCGGCACTCGATGCTGGCGAACAAGCCCTGCCGGACGCGCGAGATCAAGATCCACGGAGCTCCGGCCAATCCTGAGACCGGCCCGCTCCATCGCTATGGCACAGACGCAGACGCAATTCGCGCGCTGATCGCCGAGCGCCCCGAACTAGCCGCGAAGGTCGACGAAGCTCTTCCCTTCTGCCTCGCCGAGGTCGTCTTTTCTGTGCGGCAGGAGATGGCACGAACAGTCGAAGACGTCCTTTCACGCCGCATGCGAGCTTTGATGACCGATGCCAAAGCCGCGGAGCGCGCCGCTCCCGTAGTCGCCGCAACGATGGCGGCAGAGCTTGGCCTCGGACAGGATTGGGTGAACGCGCAGGTCGACGCATTCCGCAAGCTGGCAGCGACGTTCTACCTGCCCTAGTAAGATCGTCTCGGAGGCTGACTCGAACGATGACACTGTCGAATGGCGCGGGAAGAAGTGGATCGTGGCTGTCACTGGGCCGGAACCCCGACGCGAGAGTTCGCCTCTTCTGCCTCCCGCACGCCGGTGCAGGGACGGCGAGCTACCACGGCTGGAAGCGCCAGCTACCGGCAGAGATCGAGATCTGCCCGGTGCAGATTCCCGGCCGGGAGAGCAGGCTCGCCGAGCCATCGTATACAAGCTCCGAGGCCTTGATCGAAGAGATCGCGCTGGCTATCGCCGACCGCACGGACAAACCCTACGCCATCTTCGGCCACAGCATGGGCGCACTGCTGGCGCTCGATCTCGCGCTGCGCCTCCGCGAGCACGGCCAGCCGGAGCCAGCCCATCTCTTCGTCTCCGGCCGAAACGCGACCCACGTTCCCATGAAGCACGGGTCGATCCACCAGCTCACGGACGAGGAGTTTCTGGATGCTCTGGCGATCCGGTACGGTGGCCTACCGCAAGAGATCCTCGAAACCCCAGAGCTACTGGAGGTCTACCTTCCGATCTTGCGTGCAGACCTGACCCTCCTCGAGACCCATACTTACATAGCGCGCTCTCCGCTCGCCTGCCCGGTTTCGGCATTCGCCGGAAAAGAGGACAAGAACGTATCGCAAACAGGCCTCACAGCCTGGGGAGAGCACACAACAGGCCGCTTCGAGAGCCTCTGGTTCGAGGGCGACCACTTTTATCTGAACGGCGCAAGCAGGCCCGCGCTTCTGGAAGCGATTGCAAACCGGCTCCAGAATGCCTTGGCGGGTCTCCCATCTCACAATCAGCTCTCAGGTTCCGATGGCCGGTGACCGGGGGCTCCCCACCGGAATACCGAAACTTGCGCTAGGTGAAGTGCAGGTGTGGCGGATCGAACTCTCCGACGCAGCTTTGGACGAGACGGCCTATCTCCGCATTCTGAACTCCGAAGAGACAGAACGCGCTGCTAGACTGCGAGCCGGACAAGTAAGGATGCAGTTTCTCGCAGGCAGGAGTTCGGTAAGGACGCTGCTCGGAGCCCACCTGGGTATTGCTCCTGAAGAAGTTCCCATCGTCGCAGCCGAATATGGCAAACCCGAACTCTCCACTCCATATAGCGGGAGGATTCACTTCAACCTTGCGCACTCGCGATCGACGGTTCTAATCGCTCTGAGCCTGACCGGCCCCATCGGGATCGACATCGAATATCTCGACCGAAAGACGGAGGTGGAGGAGGTCGCGCGGCATTCGCTCACTCAACACGAGACGTCGCTCATGCTGTCTATTGACGATATTCCCGCCCGCTCAAGGTTCTTCTTCGAGCGTTGGACGAGAAAAGAGGCGGTAGTAAAGGCTGATGGCCGAGGGCTATCCCTTCCGCTCACCTCGTTTGAGATCCCGGTTGATGACGCCTCCTGCCCGACGCCGGTGACGATCCTCAGCCCAGATGGACTCTCTCAGCGCACTTTTTTTGTCAGAGATATAGCGGTCGTTGAAGGCGCGACATGCGCCGTGGCGACAGCCGGTCACACAGCCGGCCTCCGGCTCCTCAGCTTCCCGTTCCCTAATTTCGCCTCCGAAACCTGATCCCCGATCACCCGTTTCGCTCCCACCTTGGAGGGATTATGCCTGATTACGAGCATGTTACTGTAGGTTTGTGGCGGGCCTGAAGTACTCACATATCCAGAGTTAACGCAGGATGCCTCGCGCGGCGATCGAACCGCAGGGTTTCTGCCCCAGAAGACGTTCAGCCCTTTGAGATCCTGCTATCAGAGCCTGACAACGCAAGATTGAATGGGACATGTCAAGGCTGTGACACATCGGTACGGTGTGCCGGTGCTCTCAAGTGTCGTAAACTACGGTCAAAGTTTCTGGCCGAGCCTGCGGATAAATTCCACTTGAGATTGGAAGGAACTCGATGAACGGTAGCTGGGCCAAGCCGGTAGACGATGTCTCTTTTTCAGCAACCCAGGAAAAGGAAGGGACTCCTCGTGCTGCCTCAGAGAGTTCGCTCAGTGATTGTTTCGAGCGGATATGCCAAAGATTCCCAGGCCGGACAGCCATTACCTGTGGACGGGAGATAATCTCCTACGGCGATCTGAATCAAAGAGCGAATCGCATCGCCCAGGGTCTTCTGGCGGCGCACGGCCAGGTTGGAGTAAACAATTCCCCACGGATCGTAGCGATCTACCTCGACCGCTCCATTGCACAGATCAGCGCCATGCTGGGGGTCGTCAAGGCAGGCTTCGCGTACCTCCCGATTGACTCTACCTATCCCTCGGCGCGAGTGGCGCAGACGCTTGAAGATGCAGCGCCTTTGGCCGTAATCACCGACAGCCGGCTAGCCGCTGGACTGGCTGCGATCTCAGGCGCTGTCCTGATGCACGACCAACTCGAAGCTTCAGAGCCAGCTCTCGATCCGGAGCAAAAATCTACGGCCGATTCGCTCGCGTATGTCATGTACACCTCCGGCTCCACGGGTAAGCCCAAGGGAGTCCTGGTGACGCACGGCAACGTCATGCGGCTCTTCACCCAGACAGATCATTGGTTCCACTTCAACGAAAACGACGTTTGGACGATGTTTCACTCCTTCGCGTTCGATTTCTCGGTTTGGGAGATCTGGGGACCGCTACTCACCGGAGGCCGGCTGGTGATCGTTCCATTTGAGGTAAGCCGTTCCACCGAGGAGTTTTACGCGTTGCTGTCCGAAGAGCGAGTGACCGTGCTGAACCAGACGCCCTCGGCCTTTTCCCTGATCGACCAGGTCGAAGAAGCCGGCCCCACGCTCCCGCTGGCGCTCCGCTACGTGATCTTCGGCGGCGAGGCGCTGCAGTATCGGGCTCTGCGGAACTGGTTCAAGCGCCACGGCGACAGCAATCCGCAGCTCATCAATATGTACGGCATCACCGAAACAACGGTCCACGTGACCTACCGCGTCGTCTCCGAGTCCGATGCCCACACGGAAATCGACAGCCCGATCGGCGAACCGATCCCCGATCTGCAACTCTATGTGCTCGATCCCGATCTAAAGCCCGTGACGGATGGCGAAGAGGGTGAACTCTGCATCGGCGGTGCTGGGGTGGCGCGGGGATATCTAAACCGCCCGGAACTGACCTCTCAGCGCTTCATCGCTGATCCCTTTGGCAAGTCCGGATCGCTGCTCTACCGTTCCGGCGACCTGGCGCGACGTCGAGCTGACGGGCAGCTGGTCTACCTCGGACGGAACGACAATCAGGTAAAGATCAACGGCTTCCGCATCGAACTCGGCGAAGTCGAGGCAGCAATCGCCGAGTACCCGGGCGTCCGGCAGGTCTTCGTGACCGCGCATGCCGATCACAGCGGCCGGCAGCGCCTGGCAGCGTACTTCGTCACCGAAAGCGGGATCAAGCTCGAAGCCCATACGCTGCGGGAATTTTTGACTCCGCGAAGTCCGGCCCAGATGATTCCCGCCTTCTATATACAGATGGAGTCGTTTCCGCTGACGAACAACGGTAAAGTCGATCGCAAGGCTCTGCCTGTCCCAGTGACCGGCTCCTCGGCTCCCGCACCCGGAGCCGGAACGCCAATGCAGGAACGTGTAGCGGCCATCTGGCGCGAAGTTCTCGAAACGCCGAACGTCGGACTGGATGACAACTTCTTCGATATTGGCGGGAGTTCGATTCTGCTCATCCGCATCCGTGCCGAGCTTCAGAAGCAGCTTGACCGGCAGATCCCCATCACCTGGATGTTCGAATTTACATCGATACGCACACTTGCCGATAAGTTACGCGAGGAATCCGAGTCGGCCCCGCCCAGCTCGTCAGGTGGCAGCGTCCTCTCGGCAGCACAGGAACAGGCGCGTAAACAGAGAGAGACGTTCGCCCGGATGCGTGCGGCCCAAACAACGCGGCCAAGGGGCGTAAAGGCATGATTCCAGAAGATCTAACCGGCATTGCGATCGTTGGTATGTCCGGCAGGTTTCCGGGCGCGAGCAGCGTCGCGGAGTTTTGGGCAAACCAGCTCGCCGGCATCGAGGGCATCTCGCAGTTCTCCGCCGAGGAGTTGGAGATCGTCAACGCGCGCCAGGCCGCGAGCGATCCGAACTACATCAAAGCCCGCTCCATCCTTAAAGATATCGACCTCTTCGACGCGGAGTTCTTCAGCATTCTCCCGAAAGAAGCGTCGTTGATGGATCCCCAGCACCGGATCTTTCTGGAGTGCTGCTGGGAAGCGTTCGAAGATGCCGGCTACGACCCTGGCACCTATCCGGGATCTGTCGGCGTGATGGCCGGAACGGCCTTCAACAGCTACTTCCATGCCGAGGTCTGCGCCCAGCCCGGATTCACCGAAGACTTTCTGAAGAACTACCAGATCGGCAACTACCAGGCGATGATGGGCAACCATCCCGACTACCTAGCGACGCGGGTCTCCTATAAGTTCAACCTGAAAGGCCCCAGCTTCTCGGTGCAATCTGCGTGTTCGACCTCTCTTGTCGCCGTATGCCAGGCATGCCAGAGCCTGATGACCTACCAGGCCGACATGATGCTGGCTGGCGGCGTCTCCATCACGCTGCCGCAGAAGCGCGGCTATGTGTACCAAGAAGGTGGAATGGGATCGGCCGACGGCCACTGCCGCCCGTTCGACAACGACGCTCAGGGAACGGTCTTCGGCTCGGGCGTCGGCGTCGTACTGCTCAAGCGGCTTGAAGATGCGATCGCCGACGGCGACCACATCTATTCCGTCATCCGGGGCTTCGCGACGAATAACGACGGCGGCAACAAGGTTGGTTACACCGCCCCCAGCATTGAAGGCCAGGCGAATGTCGTCGCCATGGCGCAGCAGGCT
This Granulicella aggregans DNA region includes the following protein-coding sequences:
- a CDS encoding aromatic ring-hydroxylating dioxygenase subunit alpha, with product MSHASPFPDNAGANSVLQDDVLRGQWFVVAQSGDVPLGQAVARRLLGGDVVLWRDGGRIHAWQDLCIHRGAKLSLGKVRDGCMVCPYHAWVYDGDGKCIHIPAQPDRTPPLRARANVFHVRERYGLIWVCIAQPSGDVPAFPLAEDTSCRMFLCGPYSFEAKGPRLIENFLDVGHLAIVHAGLLGDAEHEAIPEYEVEEGLAHGVGPVARNIRIHQPDPDGTGRAAEVTYDYQVHAPLVASFIKSQGDNKLFMGYTITPTEEGFSEAWAVFAMNYGFEIPEQDLRAFQQTVVMQDKAVVESQRPELLPLDLQEELHLRSDRMAIAYRKWLRATGLKYGVA
- the glpK gene encoding glycerol kinase GlpK: MSEYIGALDQGTTSTRFMVFDRTGRIVSVAQKEHEQIYPQPGWVEHDPLEIWRRTLEVIDEAVEARGLRAKDLACIGITNQRETTVVWNRLTGAPVYNALVWQDTRVADYVAKLTQEGGQNRFQAKTGLPLTTYFSGLKICWVLDNVKGARELAEKGDLLFGNIDAYLLWNLTGGINGGVHVTDVTNASRTQLMNLETLDWDEEILGIFNIPRSMLPAIRSSSEHYGDMKRTSLAGVPIAGILGDQHAALVGQTCFKPGEAKNTYGTGCFMLLNTGEKRVISKNGLLTTLAYKFGNQPAVYALEGSIAITGALVQWVRDNLRMIDKSEEIETLAQTVKDNGGVYFVPAFSGLYAPYWKDTARGVITGLTRFANRGHIARAVIEATAFQTREVLEAMEADSGISLEQLRTDGGMVQNEMLMQFQADILNRTVVRPQMRETTALGAAYAAGLACGYYKDTEDLISNWAVDRVWKPQIEDAARDRQYKQWKKAVTRSFDWIDE
- a CDS encoding MIP/aquaporin family protein, which produces MLSPVFGEFMGTLVVILMGEGVNAAVTLKQSKAEAAGWMVIATGWGFAVFCGVVTAIACGSPGAHLNPAVTVAIAVKTGDFTQLVPFILAQFLGAMVGATLVWLFYFPHWKLTEDPAAKLGVFCTAPAIRSPFWNLLSEIIATAVLIIVIGALGAKSFAAAGPAPGLAPYLVAILVWGIGLSLGGTTGYAINPARDLGPRIAHAILPIAGKGGSDWGYAPIPVLGPVIGAALAGLFLRVTGI
- a CDS encoding glycerol-3-phosphate dehydrogenase/oxidase, which translates into the protein MRSKAFEALAGEFDVLIIGGGATGLGIAVDAATRGYRTALVEAGDFAQATSSRATKLVHGGVRYLASGQIHLVYEALHERAVMLRNAPHLVQALPFLLPAYKWIDLPFYGIGLKIYDLLSGKSTMGPTHILGAKSTQQRLPNIATKGLRGSILYHDGQFDDARLALALARTAEDHGATVLNYARVTSLLKTRGKLSGAVVDDEETGAEYTVTSKVVINATGIFTDDIREKDDPAIPKLLSVSRGTHIVVEPSFLGSDNAIMIPKTEDGRVIFAIPWGGKVVIGTTDLAATAVEMEPGHEASEIDYLIAHINPYLAKPMARKDILSVFSGLRPLVTGKSATTSKLSREHHIDVSPTGLITVAGGKWTTYRRMAQDTLDFAIRHSMLANKPCRTREIKIHGAPANPETGPLHRYGTDADAIRALIAERPELAAKVDEALPFCLAEVVFSVRQEMARTVEDVLSRRMRALMTDAKAAERAAPVVAATMAAELGLGQDWVNAQVDAFRKLAATFYLP
- a CDS encoding thioesterase II family protein, with amino-acid sequence MTLSNGAGRSGSWLSLGRNPDARVRLFCLPHAGAGTASYHGWKRQLPAEIEICPVQIPGRESRLAEPSYTSSEALIEEIALAIADRTDKPYAIFGHSMGALLALDLALRLREHGQPEPAHLFVSGRNATHVPMKHGSIHQLTDEEFLDALAIRYGGLPQEILETPELLEVYLPILRADLTLLETHTYIARSPLACPVSAFAGKEDKNVSQTGLTAWGEHTTGRFESLWFEGDHFYLNGASRPALLEAIANRLQNALAGLPSHNQLSGSDGR
- a CDS encoding 4'-phosphopantetheinyl transferase family protein; translated protein: MWRIELSDAALDETAYLRILNSEETERAARLRAGQVRMQFLAGRSSVRTLLGAHLGIAPEEVPIVAAEYGKPELSTPYSGRIHFNLAHSRSTVLIALSLTGPIGIDIEYLDRKTEVEEVARHSLTQHETSLMLSIDDIPARSRFFFERWTRKEAVVKADGRGLSLPLTSFEIPVDDASCPTPVTILSPDGLSQRTFFVRDIAVVEGATCAVATAGHTAGLRLLSFPFPNFASET